From a single Fusobacterium pseudoperiodonticum genomic region:
- a CDS encoding dTMP kinase gives MGKIIVIEGTDSSGKETQTKLLYERVKKIYDKTIKISFPNYDSPACEPVKMYLAGKFGTDATKVNPYPVSTMYAIDRYASFKQDWEKYYLDDYLIITDRYVTSNMIHQASKIKDAEAKDEYLNWLVDLEYKKNEIPEPDIVIFLKMPIDKAKELMENRKNKIDGSEKKDIHEVNEDYLKKSYDNATAISKKYSWCEIECVEDDKIKTIERINDEIFSKIEELIK, from the coding sequence ATGGGAAAGATAATAGTCATTGAAGGAACAGACTCAAGTGGAAAAGAAACTCAAACTAAATTACTCTATGAAAGAGTTAAAAAAATATATGATAAAACTATAAAAATATCTTTTCCTAATTATGATAGTCCAGCTTGTGAGCCAGTAAAAATGTACTTAGCTGGGAAATTTGGAACAGATGCAACTAAGGTAAATCCTTATCCTGTGTCTACTATGTATGCCATAGATAGATATGCTTCATTTAAGCAAGATTGGGAAAAATACTATCTTGATGATTATTTGATAATAACTGATAGATATGTAACTTCAAATATGATTCACCAAGCTTCTAAAATAAAAGATGCAGAAGCTAAAGATGAGTATTTAAATTGGCTGGTAGACTTAGAATACAAGAAAAATGAAATACCAGAACCAGATATAGTTATCTTTTTGAAGATGCCGATAGATAAGGCTAAAGAGCTTATGGAAAATAGAAAAAATAAGATAGATGGTTCAGAAAAAAAAGATATACATGAAGTGAATGAAGATTATTTAAAAAAATCTTATGACAATGCAACAGCTATTTCAAAGAAATATTCTTGGTGTGAAATAGAATGTGTTGAAGATGATAAAATTAAAACTATTGAAAGAATAAATGATGAAATTTTCTCTAAAATAGAAGAGTTAATAAAATAA
- a CDS encoding M50 family metallopeptidase, translating to MTFLIAVAMLGLIIFVHELGHFLTAKFFKMPVSEFSIGMGPQVFSLDTKETTYSFRAIPIGGYVNIEGMEVGSQVENGFNSKPAYQRFIVLFAGVFMNFLTAFLIIFSIAQMSGRMEYEEKAIIGALVKGGANEQVLKVDDKILELDGKKINLWADIPEVTKEAIDKKEIPALIERDGKEQKLVLKLTKDEENKRVVLGISPKSKKTNLSFTESLVFAKNSFVSILKDTVGGLFTLFSGKANLKEISGPVGILKVVGEVSKFGWTSIASLAVILSINIGVLNLLPIPALDGGRIIFVLLEIFRIRINKKWEENLHKFGMVMLLFFILVISVNDVWKLFN from the coding sequence ATGACATTTTTAATTGCAGTCGCAATGTTAGGTCTAATAATATTTGTGCATGAGCTAGGGCATTTTTTAACTGCTAAATTTTTTAAAATGCCTGTAAGTGAATTCTCAATAGGTATGGGGCCACAAGTTTTTTCGCTTGATACAAAAGAAACAACATATTCTTTTAGAGCCATTCCAATAGGAGGATATGTTAATATTGAAGGAATGGAAGTAGGGAGCCAAGTTGAGAATGGTTTTAATTCTAAACCTGCATATCAAAGATTTATAGTTCTTTTTGCAGGAGTTTTTATGAATTTCTTAACAGCTTTCTTAATTATATTCTCAATTGCTCAAATGAGCGGTAGAATGGAATATGAAGAAAAAGCTATTATAGGTGCTCTAGTAAAAGGTGGAGCAAATGAACAAGTATTAAAAGTTGATGATAAAATTTTAGAACTAGATGGTAAAAAAATAAATTTATGGGCTGATATACCTGAAGTTACAAAAGAAGCTATAGATAAAAAGGAAATCCCCGCTTTAATCGAAAGAGATGGAAAAGAACAAAAATTAGTTTTAAAATTAACAAAAGATGAAGAAAATAAGAGAGTAGTTCTAGGAATATCTCCAAAATCTAAAAAAACAAATCTTTCTTTTACTGAAAGTCTAGTCTTTGCAAAAAATTCTTTTGTATCTATTTTAAAAGATACAGTGGGAGGACTTTTTACACTTTTTTCAGGAAAAGCAAACTTAAAAGAAATCAGTGGACCTGTTGGAATACTTAAAGTTGTAGGAGAAGTATCAAAATTTGGTTGGACTTCTATAGCAAGTTTAGCAGTTATTCTTTCTATAAATATAGGAGTTTTAAATTTACTACCTATACCAGCACTTGATGGAGGAAGAATAATTTTTGTACTTTTAGAAATTTTTAGAATAAGAATTAATAAAAAATGGGAAGAAAACTTACATAAATTTGGTATGGTTATGTTGTTGTTTTTCATTCTTGTGATTAGTGTTAATGATGTCTGGAAACTTTTTAATTAA
- a CDS encoding sigma-54-dependent transcriptional regulator: protein MKNAILAISEKKEILKQIRKELAEKYEVITFNNLLDAIDMVRESDFDLVLLDNALEGVTVGEAKKKLASIGKEFVTIALIDEVNAETTKELENSGIFAYLLKPIKVEDLDAIILPSLSGLELIKENKRLEEKLAVLEEDTDIIGQSAKIKDVRNLIEKIADNDLPVLIVGETGTGKDIIAKEIHKKSERNKGRYAQISCALYPGELIERELFGYERGAFMGANASKKGLLEEIDGGTIYIEDISKMDIKIQSRFLKAIEYGEFKRVGGTKVRKTNVRFLVGTDIDLKQETEKGKFRKDLYHRLTALTIEVPPLRERKEDIPVLANYFLNKIVRILHKETPVISGEAMKFLMEYYYPGNIMELKNLIERMALLSKDKILDVDQLPLEIKTKSDIVENKTVVGVGPLKEILEQEIYSLEEVERVVIAIALQKTRWNKQETSKILGIGRTTLYEKIRKYGLDTK from the coding sequence ATGAAAAATGCAATATTAGCAATTTCAGAAAAGAAGGAAATACTAAAACAAATAAGAAAAGAATTAGCAGAAAAATATGAAGTAATTACCTTCAATAATTTATTAGATGCAATAGATATGGTAAGAGAAAGTGACTTTGATTTAGTCTTACTAGACAATGCTTTGGAAGGAGTTACAGTAGGAGAGGCTAAGAAAAAATTAGCTAGTATAGGGAAAGAGTTTGTAACAATAGCCCTAATAGATGAAGTTAATGCTGAAACAACAAAAGAATTAGAAAATTCTGGAATCTTTGCTTATTTATTAAAACCGATAAAAGTTGAAGATTTAGATGCTATAATCCTACCTTCTTTAAGTGGTTTAGAATTAATAAAAGAAAATAAAAGATTAGAAGAAAAATTAGCTGTATTAGAAGAAGATACAGATATAATAGGACAATCAGCTAAAATTAAAGATGTTAGAAATCTTATAGAAAAAATAGCTGATAATGACTTACCAGTTCTAATAGTTGGAGAAACTGGAACAGGTAAAGATATAATAGCTAAAGAAATCCACAAGAAAAGTGAAAGAAATAAAGGAAGATATGCTCAAATAAGCTGTGCTTTATATCCAGGTGAACTTATTGAAAGAGAATTATTTGGTTATGAAAGAGGAGCTTTCATGGGAGCTAATGCAAGTAAAAAAGGACTTTTAGAAGAAATTGATGGAGGAACAATATACATTGAAGACATTTCTAAAATGGATATAAAAATTCAATCAAGATTCCTAAAAGCTATTGAATATGGTGAATTCAAAAGAGTTGGAGGAACAAAAGTAAGAAAAACTAATGTTAGATTCTTAGTTGGAACTGACATAGATTTAAAACAAGAAACTGAAAAAGGTAAGTTTAGAAAAGATTTATATCACAGACTAACAGCTCTAACTATAGAAGTTCCACCTTTAAGAGAAAGAAAAGAAGATATTCCTGTACTAGCTAACTACTTCTTAAATAAAATAGTTAGAATATTACATAAAGAAACTCCAGTTATTTCAGGAGAAGCTATGAAATTCTTAATGGAATACTACTATCCAGGAAATATTATGGAACTTAAAAACTTAATTGAAAGAATGGCATTATTATCTAAAGATAAAATTTTAGATGTAGATCAATTACCATTAGAAATTAAGACTAAATCTGACATCGTTGAAAATAAAACAGTTGTTGGAGTAGGACCATTAAAAGAAATATTAGAACAAGAAATTTATAGCTTAGAAGAAGTAGAAAGAGTTGTTATTGCTATTGCATTACAAAAAACTAGATGGAATAAACAAGAAACATCTAAAATACTAGGTATAGGAAGAACAACTTTGTATGAAAAAATTAGAAAATATGGTTTAGATACAAAGTAA